A window of the Elusimicrobiota bacterium genome harbors these coding sequences:
- a CDS encoding alpha-amylase family glycosyl hydrolase: MKVKKLLATVLLLLPLSGGRVFCASVHNPGSSVPRFDSTIMLQGFNWTSWKTSPWWNTVESRAGDMSRAGINLVWLPPSSDSASDEGYLPRRLYIQDSKYGSSVELASAITALRAKGVRVIADIVINHRVGTKGWADFTDPAWGPESVCSDDEWGKGRGAPDTGKGVPFARDLDHTNAAVQKDITAWMTWLRTSVGYDGWRYDFARGYDSKYMLMYNRATKPVFAVAEIWDDLDLNNTDTHRQALASWMDSVNGEIKVFDFTTKGILQQAVASGEYWRLKDASGRPSGLIGWWPDNAVTFVDNHDTTLNASSSKSWPFPSDKVMQGYAYILTHPGVPCIFWSHFFDWGLKDEITRLAKIRKSLGINSSSSVSIIQASQNLYAAVIDNKLAVKLGGQSWDPGPGWTLTAQGNDYMVWYKN; this comes from the coding sequence ATGAAAGTGAAAAAACTGCTGGCCACCGTGCTATTACTGCTGCCTCTTTCAGGCGGCAGAGTTTTTTGTGCTTCCGTTCATAACCCCGGCTCATCGGTCCCAAGATTTGATTCCACCATCATGCTTCAGGGTTTTAACTGGACTTCATGGAAAACCTCTCCCTGGTGGAACACGGTAGAGAGCAGGGCCGGCGATATGTCCCGGGCGGGAATAAACCTGGTTTGGCTGCCGCCTTCCTCAGACTCGGCCAGCGACGAGGGCTATCTGCCCAGAAGGCTTTATATACAGGACTCCAAATACGGTTCTTCGGTCGAACTTGCCTCGGCCATAACCGCTTTGCGCGCCAAAGGGGTGCGGGTTATAGCCGACATCGTTATCAACCACCGTGTGGGAACCAAGGGCTGGGCCGACTTCACCGACCCGGCGTGGGGTCCGGAATCGGTTTGCTCCGATGACGAGTGGGGGAAGGGCAGGGGTGCGCCGGATACCGGCAAGGGAGTGCCTTTCGCGCGTGACCTGGATCATACCAACGCTGCCGTGCAGAAGGATATAACCGCATGGATGACCTGGCTGAGAACTTCCGTCGGCTACGACGGCTGGCGCTACGATTTTGCCCGCGGCTACGATTCCAAATACATGCTTATGTACAACAGGGCCACAAAACCGGTTTTTGCCGTGGCCGAAATATGGGACGACCTTGACCTTAACAATACCGATACTCACAGGCAGGCTTTAGCCAGCTGGATGGATTCGGTCAACGGCGAAATAAAAGTATTTGATTTTACGACCAAGGGCATACTTCAGCAGGCCGTCGCTTCCGGCGAATACTGGCGGCTGAAAGACGCAAGCGGCCGCCCGTCCGGCCTTATCGGCTGGTGGCCGGACAACGCCGTGACTTTCGTGGACAACCATGATACCACGCTCAATGCGAGTTCTTCCAAGTCCTGGCCCTTCCCTTCCGACAAGGTAATGCAGGGCTACGCTTATATTTTGACCCATCCCGGCGTCCCGTGCATCTTCTGGTCTCATTTTTTTGACTGGGGACTGAAAGACGAAATAACAAGGCTTGCCAAAATAAGAAAATCCCTGGGAATAAATTCTTCAAGCAGCGTAAGCATCATACAGGCTTCGCAGAATCTCTATGCTGCTGTAATAGACAATAAGCTGGCGGTCAAGCTTGGCGGGCAGAGCTGGGATCCCGGCCCCGGCTGGACATTGACCGCGCAGGGCAATGACTACATGGTGTGGTATAAAAATTAG
- a CDS encoding UvrB/UvrC motif-containing protein: MLCMDCGRREAVVFLKMAVNNKVTDAHLCAVCAAKKGAGPALLEQSTGVGDYRSGDKPSFPGQKGGAVPAGYESGSLNIPDILGGINGCFKEFLPAGKKALHCPACALTYREFKETGKLGCSVCYVSFDAQLSELLTRAYGSCLHTGKVYATRAAKSFEKCDSAATGKRERKAQTARRLKGLNAELKAAVDREDFETAARLRDQIKKLG; this comes from the coding sequence ATGCTTTGCATGGATTGCGGCCGGCGCGAGGCCGTTGTTTTTCTTAAAATGGCGGTAAACAACAAGGTTACCGACGCCCATTTGTGCGCCGTATGCGCCGCCAAAAAAGGGGCGGGCCCCGCTCTTTTGGAACAATCTACCGGCGTGGGAGATTACAGGTCGGGTGATAAGCCCAGCTTTCCGGGCCAAAAGGGCGGGGCGGTACCCGCCGGCTATGAAAGCGGTTCCTTGAACATACCGGATATATTAGGCGGCATAAACGGCTGTTTCAAGGAATTCCTGCCGGCGGGGAAAAAGGCCCTGCATTGTCCTGCCTGCGCTTTAACCTACAGAGAGTTCAAGGAAACGGGCAAACTCGGCTGCTCCGTGTGCTACGTGAGCTTCGACGCGCAGTTAAGCGAGCTTCTTACCCGCGCGTACGGTTCCTGCCTGCATACCGGAAAGGTTTATGCGACGCGGGCTGCAAAGAGCTTTGAAAAATGCGACAGTGCGGCAACGGGGAAGCGGGAACGCAAAGCACAAACCGCGCGCCGGCTTAAAGGGCTTAACGCCGAGCTCAAAGCGGCCGTTGACAGGGAAGATTTTGAAACAGCCGCCCGGCTGCGCGACCAGATAAAGAAATTAGGATAG
- a CDS encoding ABC transporter ATP-binding protein, with product MDKIVEITGLSKAYVQGHEQVQVLEEINFFARKGEFIVLLGPSGSGKSTFLNLIGLLDDSYSGEIRLYGRKLELLSESEKAVLRLKNIGFVFQFDSLLPEFTVLENIDMPLRIAGRGDTSRAVGLLRRFGLEALAHKFPMEISGGEKQRAAILRALVNNPGLLIADEPTGNLDRHNAKIVLDDLKKANSIGASVLMVTHNEDAASYADRVFHLSGGRLEAVT from the coding sequence ATGGATAAAATCGTAGAAATAACCGGTCTGAGCAAGGCTTATGTGCAGGGGCACGAGCAGGTACAGGTACTTGAAGAGATAAATTTCTTTGCCCGTAAGGGGGAATTTATCGTGCTCCTTGGTCCTTCCGGTTCCGGCAAATCCACATTTCTCAATCTGATAGGCTTGCTTGACGATTCATATAGCGGGGAAATACGCCTTTATGGCCGCAAGCTCGAGCTTTTGAGCGAAAGCGAAAAAGCGGTTCTTCGGCTGAAAAACATAGGTTTCGTGTTTCAGTTCGACTCGCTCCTGCCGGAATTCACGGTGCTTGAAAACATTGACATGCCCCTAAGGATTGCCGGGCGCGGGGATACCTCGCGTGCAGTCGGACTTTTGCGGCGCTTCGGGCTTGAGGCGCTGGCGCACAAATTTCCTATGGAGATCTCAGGCGGAGAAAAACAGCGCGCGGCTATTTTAAGGGCCCTCGTAAACAATCCCGGCCTGCTGATAGCCGACGAGCCCACCGGCAATCTGGACAGGCATAACGCGAAAATAGTTCTGGACGATCTAAAAAAAGCCAACTCTATCGGGGCTTCTGTGCTTATGGTGACCCATAACGAAGACGCAGCTTCCTACGCCGACCGGGTTTTCCATCTTTCAGGAGGCAGGCTTGAGGCCGTAACATAA
- a CDS encoding ABC transporter permease — translation MSAEFFIAYRYLKAKRKGLFSMVTTLIGVAGVTVGVAALITTLSVMNGFQSDIKKKIVDAQAHIIIYGPMRTQDRARLTSALSEQGHVTAFSPFVLGQGILTFDNRSTGVVVKGLDPEGEFKINNLKASLKTGSWNALKETGSMVPAIILGEELAKNIGVWLGDEVILVSPKSVATSIGIFPKMRKFKVAGLLHTGYYEFDNTMAYCGIKDAGDFFNLDGGANGMGLKLDDIELSGRVAAALKKSLGFQYTVKTYADMNQTLFAALKLEKFMMSLVLALIILVATFNIASNLLMMSVEKLRDIGILRSIGAGPGFIRRVFFWEGNLIAISGISLGVLLGLALSLFIGRYPVVELPSDIYYISRVPVEIKLRDVLGTVFISYALCMLSAVYPALRASKISPVDAIRYG, via the coding sequence ATGTCCGCAGAATTCTTTATCGCCTACCGGTATCTGAAAGCCAAGAGAAAAGGCCTGTTTTCCATGGTAACCACGCTTATAGGCGTGGCCGGAGTTACCGTGGGGGTAGCGGCTCTTATTACCACCCTCTCCGTAATGAACGGTTTCCAGTCCGACATCAAGAAAAAAATAGTTGACGCCCAGGCGCATATCATAATTTACGGTCCCATGCGGACCCAGGACCGCGCGCGCCTGACCTCGGCGCTTTCCGAACAGGGCCATGTGACCGCCTTTTCCCCTTTCGTGCTTGGGCAGGGGATACTTACCTTTGATAACCGCTCCACCGGCGTGGTGGTGAAAGGGCTTGACCCCGAGGGCGAGTTTAAAATAAACAACCTTAAGGCTTCGCTTAAAACCGGCTCCTGGAACGCGTTGAAAGAAACCGGCTCCATGGTTCCCGCCATCATACTCGGCGAAGAACTGGCAAAGAACATAGGCGTGTGGCTGGGAGACGAGGTTATTCTTGTGTCGCCGAAATCCGTAGCCACCTCCATAGGCATTTTCCCGAAAATGCGCAAGTTCAAAGTGGCGGGTCTTCTTCACACCGGTTACTATGAGTTTGACAATACCATGGCCTATTGCGGGATTAAAGATGCGGGAGACTTTTTTAATCTTGACGGCGGCGCGAACGGCATGGGCCTGAAGCTGGACGATATAGAACTTTCGGGGCGGGTGGCCGCCGCGCTTAAAAAAAGCCTCGGTTTTCAGTATACGGTGAAAACCTACGCCGACATGAACCAGACGCTTTTTGCGGCCCTGAAACTTGAGAAATTTATGATGTCTCTGGTGCTCGCGCTTATAATTCTGGTGGCCACTTTTAATATTGCCTCAAATCTGCTGATGATGAGCGTGGAAAAACTGCGCGATATAGGCATACTGCGCTCGATAGGGGCCGGCCCCGGGTTCATACGGCGCGTTTTTTTCTGGGAGGGCAACCTTATAGCCATAAGCGGTATAAGCCTCGGCGTGCTTTTGGGACTCGCGCTCTCGCTGTTCATCGGACGCTATCCGGTAGTTGAACTGCCTTCAGACATTTACTATATCAGCCGGGTGCCGGTGGAAATAAAACTGCGCGATGTGCTCGGCACGGTTTTTATCAGCTACGCGCTCTGTATGCTCAGCGCCGTTTATCCGGCGCTTCGGGCCTCAAAGATCAGCCCCGTGGATGCCATACGGTATGGGTAG
- the lysS gene encoding lysine--tRNA ligase yields MNITPNSGINDIIANNYAKIKTIREQGIDPFPHRFRLTHKIDRARQAPADTSVIIAGRIVLMRVMGKATFAHLKDGTGKMQIYVKKDAVGEAAYELFKKQMHVGDFLGVEGKLFLTHTGELTVNAEKLTVLSKSVRPLPEKFHGLTDPEARYRERYLDLISNEEARTIFVRRAQVVSAIRGVLDADGYLEVETPVLCAQAGGASARPFITFHNAYKYELYMRIATELPLKKLIIGGFDGAYEIGRVFRNEGVDTRHNPEFTTLEAYKAYSDYNGMAELVETIFKKCSLIIGADTVDYNGMTVNLKPPFKRLSLPGEWLKKTGENIHEVLKGKSFNKENLKKLAAKLHIESAADTPPAKIFERIMDEKILSELDQPTFVMDYPTAITPLAKCKTGDESIVERFEFFAGKEEIANAYSELNDPEDQKSRLEEQLRQREEENNGEADILDKDFIEAMEYGMPPMGGIGIGIDRLTMLFAGKPSIREVILFPLLKPEAAKYKAPDL; encoded by the coding sequence ATGAACATCACCCCAAACTCCGGGATAAACGACATAATCGCCAATAATTACGCCAAAATAAAAACCATACGGGAGCAGGGTATAGATCCGTTCCCCCACAGGTTCCGGCTGACGCATAAAATTGACAGGGCCCGCCAGGCCCCGGCCGATACAAGCGTTATAATAGCGGGACGCATAGTGCTTATGCGCGTGATGGGCAAGGCCACTTTCGCCCACCTTAAGGATGGCACCGGCAAGATGCAGATTTACGTTAAAAAGGACGCCGTGGGTGAAGCGGCTTATGAACTTTTTAAGAAGCAGATGCACGTGGGGGATTTTCTGGGGGTGGAGGGAAAACTTTTTCTGACCCATACGGGGGAATTGACCGTGAACGCGGAAAAACTTACGGTGCTTTCAAAATCCGTGCGCCCGCTGCCTGAGAAATTTCACGGCCTGACGGATCCGGAAGCCCGCTACCGCGAGCGTTACCTTGACCTTATTTCCAACGAGGAAGCGCGTACTATTTTTGTGCGGCGCGCGCAGGTGGTATCCGCCATCCGCGGCGTGCTTGACGCGGACGGCTACCTTGAGGTTGAAACTCCGGTGCTTTGCGCCCAGGCCGGCGGCGCGTCGGCGCGGCCCTTTATAACCTTTCACAACGCGTATAAATATGAACTTTACATGCGCATCGCCACGGAACTGCCGCTTAAGAAACTTATCATCGGCGGTTTTGACGGCGCATACGAAATAGGCCGCGTGTTCCGCAATGAGGGCGTGGACACCCGCCATAATCCGGAATTTACCACGCTGGAAGCCTATAAGGCCTATTCCGACTACAACGGCATGGCCGAACTGGTGGAAACGATCTTTAAAAAATGCTCGCTTATCATAGGCGCGGACACTGTTGACTACAACGGGATGACGGTAAACCTGAAGCCTCCGTTCAAACGTCTGTCCCTGCCCGGCGAATGGCTGAAAAAAACAGGAGAGAACATACACGAAGTGCTGAAGGGCAAGTCCTTTAACAAGGAAAACCTGAAAAAACTGGCGGCCAAACTTCACATAGAATCCGCGGCCGACACCCCGCCCGCCAAGATCTTTGAACGGATCATGGACGAGAAGATACTGTCGGAACTGGATCAGCCCACTTTCGTTATGGATTATCCCACGGCCATAACTCCGCTGGCCAAATGTAAGACCGGAGATGAATCCATAGTGGAACGCTTTGAGTTTTTTGCCGGGAAAGAGGAAATAGCGAACGCCTACTCCGAGTTGAACGACCCCGAGGATCAGAAAAGCCGCCTTGAGGAGCAGCTCCGCCAGCGCGAAGAGGAAAATAACGGCGAGGCGGACATTCTTGATAAGGATTTTATTGAGGCCATGGAGTACGGTATGCCTCCGATGGGCGGCATCGGCATAGGCATTGACCGCCTTACCATGCTTTTTGCCGGCAAGCCTTCCATAAGGGAAGTGATTTTGTTCCCGCTGCTGAAACCCGAAGCCGCAAAGTACAAGGCCCCGGACCTGTAA
- a CDS encoding response regulator has translation MAKVMVVDDEKDVVYLIKVLMEREQLEVHEAYNGLEAFNLLTSLDAAKKIIPDVLILDIMMPEMDGYTLQGKLQEINELSHIPIIILTAKGQMKDLFELSSNIFAFVEKPFEPKNLVKIVKDAIASKPSDGHSP, from the coding sequence ATGGCTAAAGTAATGGTAGTGGATGACGAGAAAGATGTGGTGTATCTGATCAAGGTGCTTATGGAGCGGGAGCAGCTGGAAGTGCATGAGGCGTATAACGGCCTTGAGGCCTTTAACCTGCTTACCTCCCTTGACGCCGCCAAGAAAATTATTCCCGACGTCCTGATACTTGACATCATGATGCCTGAAATGGACGGCTATACCCTGCAGGGAAAACTCCAGGAAATTAACGAGCTTAGCCACATACCCATAATTATATTGACCGCCAAGGGGCAGATGAAAGACCTCTTTGAGCTGTCCTCCAATATTTTCGCTTTCGTGGAAAAGCCGTTCGAACCCAAAAACCTGGTAAAAATCGTAAAGGACGCCATCGCATCAAAGCCGTCTGATGGGCATAGCCCTTGA
- a CDS encoding nucleoside-diphosphate kinase, giving the protein MALEKTLILIKPDGIKRRLTGLAIDRLENAGFELVGAKAVSVTEDLARKHYDALKDKPFFENLIKYIRGEFHGISKNRIIALVYRGENAIKGVRAVVGATNPEEAAPGSIRGSFGRISSKGQFENVVHASGDAEDARREVALWFKPDEIIE; this is encoded by the coding sequence ATGGCACTTGAAAAAACCCTTATCCTTATCAAACCTGACGGCATTAAACGGCGGCTGACCGGCCTGGCCATTGACCGGCTTGAAAACGCGGGCTTTGAGCTTGTGGGCGCGAAAGCGGTAAGCGTCACTGAAGATTTGGCCAGAAAACATTATGACGCCCTCAAAGACAAACCGTTCTTTGAAAACCTTATAAAATATATACGCGGAGAGTTTCACGGTATTTCAAAAAACCGCATTATCGCTTTGGTTTACAGAGGCGAGAACGCAATAAAAGGGGTGCGCGCCGTGGTGGGGGCCACAAATCCCGAGGAGGCCGCACCCGGTTCCATAAGGGGCTCGTTTGGAAGGATAAGTTCAAAAGGACAGTTTGAAAATGTAGTCCATGCCTCAGGCGATGCTGAAGACGCCAGGCGTGAAGTGGCCCTCTGGTTTAAGCCTGACGAAATAATTGAGTAA
- a CDS encoding alpha/beta fold hydrolase, giving the protein MKLKLLFPFVFFFSAPLFAQQAGRERVEERVTLETDDGWKLNARYLRAAQSAPTLVLLHTQKSDLTEWNLWFPYLKKYGYGYLAPDLRGHGFSFIMPNGSTATYRSFAISGPDNEFNKMTRDVEAAVAYLSTNSVTSDRIVLAGSVLGANLAIKTAAIHQDIAMVIAISPALNINDVLSINPLRAYGKRPILLVAGADRARQYKEFQLINDIAKSACGKENVSVLVEAKGIGPELITKYNIKRVLDWLKNPRLPEIIQLSTGAVQDAAPKALSDDGNDRTEEEQAAYKDGNGE; this is encoded by the coding sequence ATGAAACTTAAACTTTTATTCCCGTTTGTTTTTTTCTTCAGCGCCCCACTTTTCGCACAGCAAGCCGGCCGGGAACGCGTCGAGGAGCGCGTAACGCTTGAAACGGACGACGGCTGGAAACTGAATGCCCGCTACCTGAGAGCCGCGCAGAGCGCGCCCACCCTTGTACTGCTGCACACTCAAAAAAGCGACCTGACGGAATGGAACCTTTGGTTCCCCTACCTTAAAAAATACGGCTACGGCTACCTGGCGCCTGACCTGCGCGGGCATGGTTTCAGCTTTATTATGCCCAACGGCTCCACAGCCACCTACAGATCCTTCGCTATAAGCGGCCCCGACAACGAATTCAATAAAATGACCAGGGATGTGGAAGCGGCCGTGGCGTATCTGTCAACGAACTCCGTAACCTCCGACAGGATAGTTCTGGCGGGTTCCGTGCTGGGCGCGAACCTGGCCATAAAAACAGCCGCCATACATCAGGATATCGCCATGGTTATAGCCATTTCTCCTGCGCTCAATATAAACGACGTGCTGTCAATAAACCCGCTCAGGGCCTACGGTAAAAGGCCGATCCTGCTTGTGGCCGGCGCCGACCGGGCCAGGCAATACAAGGAATTCCAGCTTATAAATGATATAGCGAAATCGGCCTGCGGAAAAGAAAATGTAAGCGTGCTGGTTGAAGCAAAAGGCATAGGGCCGGAATTGATCACAAAATACAACATTAAAAGGGTTCTGGACTGGCTTAAAAATCCGCGCCTGCCGGAGATAATTCAGCTGTCAACCGGCGCCGTGCAGGACGCCGCGCCCAAGGCCTTATCGGACGATGGAAACGACCGGACCGAAGAAGAGCAGGCCGCCTACAAGGATGGCAATGGAGAATAA
- a CDS encoding N-acetylmuramic acid 6-phosphate etherase, with the protein MENKFLKYSKLPTEQVNPRTADLDRLPLRRVLEKLNREDSLIPKAVKKAIPQIEKAARAVSRAYLSGNKIFFIGAGTSGRLGVLEAAELPPTYGVDSAIFTALMAGGDKAVFHSKEGAEDVFDDGRREIYKLARKGDVVIGIAASGITPYVRGGLVAGKKKGAVTALITCNPGEKSRETDVVVALDVGPEPISGSTRMKSGTATKLALNMISTSAMVISGKVYRNWMVDVKTTSHKLVLRAERIAATLGEVQQEEARRLLTITGNEVKTAIVMARRGISLEKARTLIKKHKGFLKAILG; encoded by the coding sequence ATGGAGAATAAATTCTTAAAATATTCAAAGCTCCCCACCGAACAGGTAAACCCGCGCACGGCCGACCTTGACCGGCTGCCGCTCCGGCGGGTGCTTGAGAAGCTGAACCGCGAAGACTCCCTTATTCCGAAGGCGGTCAAAAAAGCCATACCGCAGATAGAGAAAGCGGCGCGGGCCGTATCGCGGGCGTATCTCTCCGGCAACAAAATATTCTTTATCGGCGCCGGAACCAGCGGCCGGCTGGGAGTGCTTGAAGCGGCGGAACTCCCCCCCACTTACGGCGTAGACTCGGCAATCTTTACGGCGCTTATGGCCGGGGGCGACAAGGCCGTGTTCCACTCAAAGGAAGGAGCCGAAGATGTTTTTGACGACGGACGGCGCGAAATTTACAAACTCGCCCGCAAAGGAGATGTTGTTATAGGCATAGCCGCAAGCGGCATAACGCCGTATGTGCGCGGAGGGCTTGTCGCAGGCAAAAAGAAGGGCGCGGTAACAGCGCTTATTACCTGCAACCCCGGTGAAAAATCCAGGGAAACCGACGTGGTAGTGGCGCTTGACGTGGGGCCTGAACCGATTTCCGGTTCCACCCGCATGAAGTCGGGCACGGCCACCAAGCTTGCGCTGAACATGATTTCCACTTCTGCCATGGTAATTTCAGGCAAGGTTTACCGCAACTGGATGGTGGATGTAAAAACCACTTCGCACAAGCTCGTATTGCGCGCGGAGCGCATTGCCGCCACCCTGGGAGAAGTGCAGCAGGAAGAAGCGCGGCGCCTGCTTACTATCACCGGCAACGAAGTTAAGACGGCCATCGTAATGGCTCGCCGCGGGATAAGCCTGGAAAAAGCCCGCACCCTCATAAAAAAGCATAAAGGCTTCCTAAAAGCCATCCTTGGCTAA
- a CDS encoding TolC family protein encodes MRYHKITRLLRAMAVMLFFSPLGIYAQEAAPLSFDEAARLLLQNNPQAITAERAIDSARNRSLYYRAGLYPQLSANAGYNRVEGDLSPASESYSYGFSATQPIFSPALPAAIRSALASYRKTEADYDLLKSALLFDLKTTFSDLIKARETLKLSEVTLKRRAENVEIIRIKYEAGRENKAALLETQSVYKTSQWQHEGYKKDLRLLERKLNRLLGRPPMADTQVTALPSSPVPPEEFNSFSGSLEKHPSLRSARALLEVSQAGVDRSKSGFLPEADAVGNYTWAGSDWPDKNKSWSAGFTLSLPLFTGGKLSADLTSAQADKARAEASLKDARDEVYINAEDTFLSWRQAWSFMDVANTVLESANARAWLLRKQYLAGQASYFEWRNVEEQLISAENQLLSAKRDLAVAHAAFTRSLGEF; translated from the coding sequence ATGAGATACCACAAGATTACAAGACTGCTTCGCGCTATGGCAGTTATGTTATTTTTTTCCCCGCTCGGAATTTATGCCCAGGAAGCCGCTCCGCTCTCTTTTGACGAAGCCGCCAGACTCCTGCTTCAGAACAACCCGCAGGCCATAACTGCCGAACGCGCCATAGACTCGGCCCGCAACCGTTCCTTATATTACCGTGCCGGCCTTTATCCGCAACTCTCCGCCAATGCCGGTTATAACCGCGTCGAAGGAGACTTAAGCCCGGCAAGCGAATCCTATTCATACGGTTTTTCCGCCACCCAGCCCATTTTCTCCCCCGCCCTGCCAGCCGCGATCCGCTCCGCCCTGGCCTCTTACCGCAAGACCGAGGCGGACTACGACCTGCTTAAGTCCGCTTTGCTTTTTGATCTCAAGACGACTTTTTCCGACCTCATCAAGGCGCGTGAAACCCTTAAACTTTCCGAAGTGACCCTTAAACGCCGGGCCGAAAATGTGGAGATAATCCGTATCAAATACGAAGCAGGCCGCGAGAACAAAGCCGCGCTTCTTGAAACCCAGTCCGTATACAAGACCTCCCAGTGGCAGCACGAGGGCTATAAAAAGGATCTGCGCCTCCTGGAACGGAAACTGAACCGCCTGCTTGGCCGCCCGCCCATGGCGGACACGCAGGTGACAGCCCTCCCCTCCTCACCGGTCCCGCCGGAAGAGTTTAATTCTTTTTCCGGCAGCCTGGAGAAACATCCATCGCTCCGCTCCGCCCGCGCCTTGCTGGAAGTAAGCCAGGCCGGCGTTGACCGCTCCAAAAGCGGATTTCTGCCCGAAGCCGACGCAGTGGGCAATTATACCTGGGCCGGCTCCGACTGGCCCGACAAGAACAAAAGCTGGTCGGCGGGCTTTACCCTTTCACTTCCATTATTCACCGGCGGCAAGCTTTCGGCGGACCTGACTTCCGCGCAAGCCGATAAAGCCCGCGCCGAGGCCTCTCTTAAAGACGCCCGGGACGAAGTTTATATAAACGCGGAGGACACCTTTCTATCCTGGCGCCAGGCCTGGTCCTTTATGGACGTGGCTAATACCGTCCTGGAATCGGCCAATGCCCGCGCCTGGCTTCTGCGCAAGCAGTATCTGGCCGGCCAGGCTTCATATTTCGAATGGCGCAATGTTGAAGAGCAGCTTATCAGCGCCGAGAATCAGCTTTTGTCGGCCAAGCGGGATCTCGCCGTAGCCCACGCAGCCTTCACCAGATCTTTAGGAGAATTCTAA
- a CDS encoding HlyD family efflux transporter periplasmic adaptor subunit — MKKSFFKTKKFIFGGIILVLIGGGWTACEHSRAKKELKKLEDLSPVKVAKGLFVIKTQAIGVVEPENRVLVTPSVSGRAEEVLFREGDLAKKGQILAWVSSSERTALLDSLKMNGSTPEEKKMVEEAYNLTPVVSPIDGMVIKRAVEPGQSVSEAKEIAVLSDRLIIKTYVDETDIGSVKEGQKAEFYLDSFPKDKYEGNVLSIARESILKEGVTVYEVKILASKNIPVLRSGMTADVRVITDVKPKALYLPKKAITYKDGDAFVTIKDAKAKKVTDKKVELGASNEKTIEILSGVSENDTVYYSTSIAKERSNIVINAN; from the coding sequence ATGAAAAAGAGCTTTTTCAAAACCAAGAAATTTATATTCGGCGGCATCATCCTGGTACTGATCGGCGGAGGCTGGACCGCCTGCGAACATAGCCGGGCCAAGAAGGAGCTTAAGAAGCTGGAAGATCTCTCTCCCGTGAAAGTCGCCAAAGGGCTGTTCGTAATAAAGACCCAGGCTATAGGCGTAGTTGAGCCGGAAAACCGCGTGCTGGTAACGCCTTCGGTAAGCGGCCGGGCGGAGGAAGTACTGTTCCGCGAAGGCGACCTGGCGAAAAAAGGCCAGATACTTGCCTGGGTAAGTTCAAGCGAGCGCACCGCGCTTTTAGACTCCCTTAAAATGAACGGTTCCACTCCCGAGGAGAAGAAAATGGTGGAAGAAGCCTACAATCTTACGCCCGTGGTCTCCCCCATAGACGGCATGGTGATAAAACGCGCCGTTGAGCCGGGCCAATCCGTCAGCGAAGCAAAGGAAATAGCCGTTCTCTCGGACCGCCTCATCATCAAGACCTATGTGGACGAGACCGACATCGGCAGCGTGAAAGAAGGCCAGAAAGCCGAGTTCTACCTTGATTCTTTCCCCAAGGACAAGTACGAGGGAAATGTGCTTTCCATCGCCAGAGAGTCCATCCTGAAGGAAGGTGTGACTGTTTACGAAGTGAAGATCCTGGCCTCTAAAAATATCCCGGTACTGCGCTCCGGCATGACGGCCGACGTGCGCGTAATAACAGACGTGAAACCGAAAGCTCTTTACCTGCCCAAGAAAGCCATTACTTACAAGGATGGGGACGCTTTTGTGACTATTAAAGACGCAAAAGCAAAAAAGGTAACCGACAAAAAAGTGGAGCTCGGCGCCTCCAATGAGAAAACCATAGAGATACTTTCGGGTGTCAGCGAGAAC